In Paludibacter propionicigenes WB4, the genomic window CAGCATCAAGGGTAATGACATTGTATCCCGCATAAAACGGTCCAAAGAATGAAACTTTAAGCATAGCAATGGTGTCTGCACCTGCGAATTTTGCTTTACCTATAGCTTGTTTCCATTTTCCTTTCTTAGTATTATATCCTTTATTGTCCACCTTAATGGTGCCATTGGTATTTAAAGAATATTCAGCTGTTGTATTATCCAGGTCTTTTTCATACTTAAAGTCAATCCGGGCTATTTCGTACCATTTACCAAGG contains:
- a CDS encoding lipocalin family protein; protein product: MTGLISCSSIPKGVKAVEPFNKELYLGKWYEIARIDFKYEKDLDNTTAEYSLNTNGTIKVDNKGYNTKKGKWKQAIGKAKFAGADTIAMLKVSFFGPFYAGYNVITLDAEYKYALVGGASFKYLWILSRETTIPDEIKKRYLKVATDAGYHTSDLIWVKHENLK